A genomic stretch from Gemmatimonadaceae bacterium includes:
- the selD gene encoding selenide, water dikinase SelD produces the protein MFRLTAFARCAGUASKMGPGDLSEMLAPLPASKDPRLLVGRETFDDAGVYLLSDEIALVQTVDFFAPIVDDPYDFGQVAAANALSDVYAMGGQPLTALNIVAFPTGEIPLAVLTEILRGGQDKVHEAGALIVGGHTVIDSELKYGLAVTGRAHPSFLLTNAGAKPGDRLVLTKPIGNGILATALKRASAGDEKFRTMMNDSIAGAMLDGMKTLNGSASRAALAAGAKCATDITGFGLLGHASHIARGSGVTLRIHSASVRRLAGAENAWSAGASSDGLRRNSEYLEPLVEWGTVSGVTRALLCDPQTSGGLLVAVPSARVAEYLSRVNGATEIGEVIERDGFAIAVD, from the coding sequence CTGTTTCGCCTGACGGCATTCGCGCGGTGTGCTGGTTGAGCGTCCAAGATGGGTCCGGGTGACCTGTCCGAGATGCTCGCGCCACTTCCCGCGTCGAAGGATCCGCGCCTCCTCGTAGGCCGCGAGACCTTCGACGATGCGGGAGTGTATCTGCTGTCCGACGAGATTGCGCTCGTCCAGACAGTGGATTTCTTCGCGCCCATCGTTGACGACCCATACGACTTCGGACAGGTCGCCGCCGCCAACGCACTCTCCGACGTGTACGCCATGGGCGGACAGCCGCTCACCGCGCTCAACATCGTCGCGTTTCCGACTGGCGAGATTCCGCTGGCGGTGCTCACCGAGATCCTGCGCGGCGGTCAGGACAAGGTCCATGAGGCCGGCGCGCTCATCGTTGGCGGCCACACCGTTATCGACAGCGAGCTCAAGTACGGCCTGGCGGTGACAGGTCGCGCCCATCCTTCGTTTCTGCTGACGAATGCAGGCGCCAAGCCGGGGGACAGGCTCGTGCTCACGAAGCCGATCGGCAACGGAATTCTCGCGACAGCGCTCAAGCGCGCGTCGGCAGGGGACGAGAAATTCCGGACGATGATGAACGATTCCATCGCCGGCGCGATGCTCGACGGAATGAAGACGCTGAACGGCTCAGCCAGCCGCGCCGCTCTCGCCGCGGGCGCAAAATGCGCCACCGACATCACCGGCTTCGGACTGCTCGGGCACGCGTCCCACATCGCGCGAGGCAGCGGCGTCACGCTGCGCATTCACTCGGCGTCCGTTCGGCGGCTTGCGGGCGCGGAGAACGCGTGGAGCGCGGGTGCGTCGAGCGATGGGTTGAGGCGCAACTCCGAGTACCTCGAGCCGCTGGTCGAATGGGGAACGGTATCCGGCGTGACGCGCGCTCTGCTGTGCGATCCGCAGACGTCGGGAGGGCTCCTCGTCGCCGTGCCTTCCGCGCGTGTTGCGGAGTATCTTTCCCGCGTGAATGGAGCGACTGAAATCGGAGAAGTGATCGAGCGAGACGGATTTGCCATCGCGGTGGACTGA
- a CDS encoding RidA family protein: protein MEQVKTDMAPAAIGPYSQAVIANGFLFSAGQIALDPATGQMVEGDITRQTERVMQNLQAVLEASGLAWKDVVRTTVYLHDMAHFPAVNEIYGRWIGDARPSRSTVQVTAIPRGGLVEMDMIAATGR from the coding sequence GTGGAGCAAGTAAAGACTGACATGGCGCCGGCTGCGATCGGCCCGTATTCGCAGGCCGTGATCGCCAACGGATTCCTTTTCTCGGCCGGACAGATCGCGCTCGATCCCGCCACCGGCCAGATGGTCGAGGGGGACATCACGCGGCAGACCGAGCGCGTGATGCAGAACCTGCAGGCGGTGCTGGAAGCCTCCGGGCTCGCGTGGAAGGATGTCGTCCGAACCACGGTGTATCTGCACGACATGGCCCATTTCCCGGCGGTCAACGAGATCTACGGAAGGTGGATCGGTGATGCGCGCCCATCCCGGTCCACCGTTCAGGTGACCGCGATTCCGCGCGGAGGACTGGTCGAGATGGACATGATCGCCGCCACCGGCCGTTAA
- the murI gene encoding glutamate racemase, with protein MTSKAEDFASAGSDAPIGVFDSGIGGLTVVRELIRQLPNESIIYFGDTARVPYGPKSPDTVLRYSREITSFLRGEGVKAVVIACNTATAHALSALKEENDLPIVGVIEPGARAAAGATRSGRVGVIGTQGTIHSRAYERAISAVSPGAEITALACPLFVPLVEEGWLDTEATRLIAREYLEPMAAANVDTLVLGCTHYPLLKHVIGSVVGRDVRLIDSAEETAAETATTLRDAGLAHEATDDARYRFIASDAPGQFLRVGQRFLGASIDRVETVTLG; from the coding sequence ATGACTTCGAAAGCTGAGGACTTTGCTTCCGCCGGATCGGACGCTCCGATCGGCGTATTCGATTCGGGCATCGGCGGCCTGACGGTCGTTCGGGAGCTCATTCGCCAGCTTCCAAATGAGAGCATCATCTACTTCGGTGACACCGCCCGCGTCCCATACGGTCCAAAGAGCCCGGACACGGTGCTTCGCTACAGCCGCGAGATCACCAGCTTTCTCCGAGGCGAGGGAGTGAAGGCGGTCGTGATCGCGTGCAACACCGCCACTGCGCATGCTCTCTCGGCGCTGAAAGAGGAAAACGATCTTCCGATCGTCGGCGTCATCGAGCCCGGAGCGAGAGCCGCGGCCGGCGCCACGCGCAGCGGCAGGGTCGGCGTAATCGGCACTCAGGGAACGATTCACTCGCGAGCTTATGAGCGAGCCATCTCGGCCGTCTCGCCCGGAGCGGAGATTACGGCGCTGGCGTGCCCGCTGTTCGTCCCGCTGGTCGAGGAGGGCTGGCTCGACACCGAGGCCACGCGCCTCATCGCGCGTGAATACCTGGAGCCGATGGCCGCAGCGAACGTGGACACGCTTGTGCTGGGGTGCACGCACTACCCGTTGCTGAAGCACGTCATCGGTTCGGTGGTGGGCCGCGACGTGCGTCTCATTGACAGCGCGGAGGAGACCGCGGCGGAGACCGCGACCACTCTGCGCGACGCCGGCCTGGCCCACGAGGCGACCGACGATGCGCGTTACCGCTTCATCGCATCCGATGCGCCCGGGCAGTTCCTACGCGTCGGCCAGCGCTTTCTCGGCGCGTCTATTGATCGAGTGGAGACAGTCACCCTCGGCTGA
- a CDS encoding TatD family hydrolase produces MAEEDGNIEGYIDSHAHLADPAFDGDRSDVIRRAKESGAEAIVCIGSGSGAGDVLGAARASRDVAAAHRGVVWFTAGVHPHDAIGFDPARDIPALRELADEGAVAIGECGLDYHYDNSPRAEQRRAFAEQLRLARETSLPVVVHTRDAEDDTRAMLVEAAAAGVAGVLHCYTGSHELAGAAIDVGWYVSFSGIVTFRKWSDDALLRLVPVDRILAESDAPYLAPVPNRGKRNEPAWVAHTVAKLAAARGTTGDAMAASVAGNARRLFKLA; encoded by the coding sequence ATGGCCGAGGAAGACGGCAACATCGAAGGGTACATTGACAGCCACGCGCACCTCGCCGACCCGGCGTTCGACGGCGACCGCAGCGACGTAATCCGGCGGGCGAAGGAAAGTGGAGCCGAAGCGATTGTCTGCATCGGCTCCGGCAGCGGCGCCGGGGATGTCCTCGGCGCCGCTCGCGCATCGCGGGACGTCGCGGCCGCCCATCGGGGAGTCGTATGGTTTACGGCGGGAGTCCATCCGCACGACGCGATCGGGTTCGACCCGGCTCGCGACATCCCGGCGCTCCGTGAGCTCGCCGATGAGGGAGCCGTCGCGATCGGCGAGTGTGGCCTCGACTATCACTACGACAACTCTCCCCGTGCCGAGCAGCGCCGCGCATTTGCCGAGCAGCTGCGGCTGGCACGGGAGACGTCGCTGCCGGTCGTCGTTCACACGCGCGACGCGGAGGACGACACGCGAGCGATGCTCGTCGAGGCGGCGGCGGCTGGCGTTGCAGGCGTTCTGCACTGCTACACGGGCTCGCACGAGCTGGCAGGTGCCGCGATCGACGTGGGCTGGTACGTGTCCTTCAGCGGAATCGTCACGTTCCGTAAATGGAGCGACGACGCGCTGCTCCGGCTCGTTCCGGTGGATCGAATTCTGGCAGAGTCCGACGCGCCATATCTCGCGCCGGTTCCGAACAGAGGGAAGCGCAACGAGCCCGCATGGGTCGCACACACCGTCGCGAAGCTCGCTGCGGCCCGCGGAACGACTGGCGACGCGATGGCCGCGTCGGTAGCCGGCAACGCGCGCCGACTCTTCAAGCTGGCGTGA
- the secF gene encoding protein translocase subunit SecF — MIRILHDTSYDFIRWWKWAVGLTAAFIALGLGSLALQGINYSIEFTGGTMMQVEFSKPVDVAALRAALDNAAIHGAEIQQFGTNREFTIRAQEAEQAGAKTTGAETVAGRIRNVLTTRYGSDQIRVVRTEAVGPRVGSELRRDAVIAMFLSFLVTTVYLAIRFEWRFGVAALIATGHDVFTTLAFLKLLHLEVSLTVVAAILTVIGYSLNDTIIIFDRVREDLRKGRKETLYQTLNRAINETLPRSILTHATTLAATLALLFFAGEVIRPFAWVMAFGIFTGTFSSIYIASPVLLWIERKWPRKTATSKGTLTATRTSPTRRSTATAAT; from the coding sequence ATGATTCGAATTCTTCACGACACGAGCTACGACTTCATCCGCTGGTGGAAGTGGGCCGTCGGGCTCACCGCCGCCTTCATCGCGCTCGGACTTGGCTCGCTCGCGCTGCAGGGGATCAACTACAGCATCGAGTTCACCGGCGGGACGATGATGCAGGTCGAGTTCTCCAAGCCGGTTGACGTCGCCGCGCTTCGTGCTGCGCTCGACAACGCGGCCATCCACGGGGCCGAGATCCAGCAGTTTGGCACCAACCGAGAGTTCACGATCCGCGCGCAGGAAGCCGAGCAGGCGGGCGCGAAGACAACCGGCGCCGAGACGGTCGCCGGCCGGATCCGGAACGTCCTCACCACAAGGTACGGGTCCGATCAGATCCGCGTCGTACGAACGGAGGCGGTCGGTCCGCGCGTCGGCAGCGAGCTCAGGCGCGATGCCGTGATCGCCATGTTTCTCTCGTTCCTCGTCACCACCGTCTACCTGGCAATCAGGTTCGAGTGGCGCTTCGGCGTGGCGGCGCTCATCGCGACCGGCCACGACGTATTCACAACGCTGGCGTTTCTCAAGCTGCTGCACCTCGAGGTCTCGCTCACCGTGGTTGCCGCGATCCTCACGGTCATCGGCTACTCCCTCAACGACACGATCATCATCTTCGATCGCGTCCGCGAAGATCTTCGCAAGGGCAGGAAGGAAACGCTCTATCAGACCCTCAATCGGGCGATCAACGAGACGTTGCCCCGTTCGATTCTGACCCACGCCACCACTCTTGCGGCGACCCTCGCGCTTCTTTTCTTCGCCGGCGAAGTGATCAGGCCGTTCGCGTGGGTGATGGCGTTCGGTATCTTTACCGGAACGTTCAGCTCGATTTACATCGCGAGCCCGGTGCTGCTCTGGATCGAGAGGAAATGGCCGAGGAAGACGGCAACATCGAAGGGTACATTGACAGCCACGCGCACCTCGCCGACCCGGCGTTCGACGGCGACCGCAGCGACGTAA